GCGCATCAGTTGGCGGCGCAGTTGCGGCAATTGCAGGGCCAGTTCGTCGAGGCGCTCGAAGGGGATTTCGCACACCGACGTAGTCTCCAGGGCCTGGGCCGACACCGGGTGAATCTCGGTGTCCATGCCCGACAACCCGACCAGCTCGCTGGGCAGATGGAACCCGGTGATCTGCTCTTCGCCGCCGTCGCTCAGGCTGAAGGTCTTCAATGCACCCGAACGTACTGCATAGACGGAATCGAACTTGTCGCCCTGGCGAAACAGAAACTCGCCTTTTTTCAGCGGGCGACCGCGTTTAACGATCTCGTCCAGCGCATCCATGTCTTCCAGATTCAGCGAAAGTGGCAGGCAGAGGGGGGCCAGGCTGCAATCCTTGCAATGAGCCTGGCTATGAGCGC
The genomic region above belongs to Pseudomonas poae and contains:
- the fnr gene encoding fumarate/nitrate reduction transcriptional regulator Fnr; the protein is MSEPVKLRAHSQAHCKDCSLAPLCLPLSLNLEDMDALDEIVKRGRPLKKGEFLFRQGDKFDSVYAVRSGALKTFSLSDGGEEQITGFHLPSELVGLSGMDTEIHPVSAQALETTSVCEIPFERLDELALQLPQLRRQLMRVMSREIRDDQQMMLLLSKKTADERIATFLVNLSARFRARGFSANQFRLSMSRNEIGNYLGLAVETVSRVFTRFQQNQLIAAEGKEVHILDPIQLCALAGGSLES